From the genome of Triticum aestivum cultivar Chinese Spring chromosome 3B, IWGSC CS RefSeq v2.1, whole genome shotgun sequence, one region includes:
- the LOC123071322 gene encoding protein RMD5 homolog, giving the protein MTMEIDSLREAFDRVVEKRVLSSAKVQEAIGQIVNEVEQAISKMQMMNTDTMDSCDHSSILAELKAKLNEMVPLIQLEGCQKELNVALSKYLKLLEKSFSPDIAKAYRNVDYDACTVNNIITNHFYRQGLFDLGDSFVNECGESDETHLKFSFQEMYGILEAMQARNLEPALSWAAKNHDHLLQNSSMLEMKLHSLQFIEILTKRSRDDALQYARTHFVPFASLHTAEIQKLMACLIWADRLDQSPYAEFVSSTHWEKLAEELIHQFCSLLGQSRESPLGVAISAGFQGLPTLLKLSTVMAAKKQEWQTMKQLPVPIDIGPEFQYHSVFVCPVLREQSSEDNPPMLMPCGHAVSKQSIMKLSKSSSRPFKCPYCPLEAVASQCKQLQF; this is encoded by the coding sequence ATGACAATGGAGATTGACAGTTTAAGAGAGGCATTTGACCGAGTTGTTGAAAAGCGTGTGTTGTCTTCTGCTAAAGTTCAGGAAGCTATTGGTCAGATAGTGAATGAAGTTGAGCAGGCAATATCGAAGATGCAGATGATGAATACAGATACCATGGACAGTTGTGACCACTCATCCATCCTTGCAGAACTGAAGGCCAAGCTAAACGAAATGGTGCCATTGATCCAACTTGAAGGATGTCAAAAGGAATTGAATGTTGCCCTGAGCAAATATCTCAAGCTCCTAGAGAAGTCTTTTAGTCCAGATATAGCGAAGGCATATAGAAATGTGGATTATGATGCCTGCACAGTAAACAACATAATAACGAATCATTTCTACCGCCAGGGCCTCTTTGATCTTGGAGACTCCTTTGTCAATGAGTGTGGTGAATCAGATGAGACTCACCTGAAATTTTCATTTCAGGAGATGTATGGAATACTTGAAGCGATGCAAGCAAGAAACCTTGAGCCTGCGCTCAGTTGGGCTGCTAAGAACCATGATCACTTGTTGCAGAATAGCTCAATGCTTGAGATGAAGCTCCATTCTCTTCAGTTTATTGAGATACTTACTAAAAGAAGTAGAGATGATGCTTTACAATATGCAAGGACTCACTTTGTGCCTTTTGCCTCCTTGCACACGGCTGAGATCCAGAAGCTAATGGCTTGCCTTATCTGGGCTGACCGGCTTGATCAGTCCCCATATGCCGAGTTTGTGTCGTCGACGCACTGGGAGAAGCTAGCTGAGGAGCTAATCCATCAGTTCTGCAGCCTCCTAGGACAGTCTAGGGAGAGCCCACTTGGTGTAGCCATATCAGCTGGTTTTCAAGGACTACCAACCTTATTGAAGCTAAGCACGGTAATGGCTGCCAAAAAGCAGGAGTGGCAGACCATGAAGCAGCTTCCGGTCCCCATAGACATCGGACCAGAGTTCCAGTACCACTCTGTTTTCGTATGCCCGGTGCTCAGAGAGCAGTCGAGTGAGGATAACCCTCCGATGCTGATGCCCTGTGGACATGCTGTATCAAAGCAGTCGATCATGAAGCTATCAAAGAGCAGCTCCAGGCCTTTCAAGTGCCCCTACTGCCCCTTGGAGGCGGTGGCTTCGCAGTGCAAGCAGCTTCAGTTTTAA